The DNA sequence TCTAGTTGACCTCATTGTGAAGAAggcaaagcccccccccccccttctgaaCATACACAAGTTTCTGTAGCTCTTTCTGCACCAACTCAATCATGACTTTGCTTGCATCGTTAAGACAAAGGAATAAAAATCTTACCACCATTCATTATTGTTGAAAGCAGATGAAGGGACTGTATAAATCAATTATTACCATTACATCTTCCCAAATCAAGAACAAGTGTTCACCTAAATGAACTCCAGTATTTATAAGATGGTACAAAAAAAAGTAGAAAACAAAAAGTAGGCTTCATGTAGGCAAAAAAATTTCCTCAAAGTCTTTCATGGTTTATAAATACCTATACAGTATAAACCACCACGCTCTTCTGCAGGTGTTTTACGTATATTCCTGACTGTTCCTCAATGCACAAAAGGTATTTTGCTATTGTATTTATACAATAGAAGTAAAAGATACAGAAAACCAGTAGAATTCTCATGAAAAGTCAAAGGACTTCAAAAACCGATGGcaaaaaagagacagaaaacCACCGTGTGGACGTGGGAGTAAAAAGGGTGGAAGGATGGTCAGAGGGCCGCTGGGCTTCTGAGTGTCCAGTGCTCGTGATCAAACGTTACGAAAGCTTGACTGCCATCTTCTGCTCCTTCTTCATCATCCGCTGTGCCTCCTTCTCTAGTTtcttcctctgctgttccatggCACGCTTCTCCCTCTCTGCCATCTTCTGCTGTCTGTAATCAGCACATTcacaaaattatatatatacttatattataattataccAATTATAAGAAAAGATCCTACACAAAGTGTGTCACAACACAATGTCCTTCTTatgttttactttgaagttTACAACGACAAAAGTTGAGCTCTCATACTGCAAATTAAAGATAGATCAACAGCAGATATAATGGTCAGGGACAAAGGGAGAAAATACAGGCAAATCCTAATACCGCAATGGACCTGACAAAGTAATCaaaattttaattaaattttaaatttaattttaaGTATATTGAAACACTACTACAAAATATGTATTGTGCTAGATTATAACAAACTATTAGAATATTTATAATAATGAATATTGCTTGTAAATATGCTGCACAAGCCACATTTCTGTGGCTTGGTTAAATAATCATAGTGGAAATGTTCGTTCCAAACTTCAGTGATTCTATACTGGCATCTAGTGGACACAGGAAGTTAAATACTTAAAGTCCCATATTTACAGTATGTACTATAAAGCGTTTTCCATCAAATATCTTGTCATACTCAAAAACCAGACAGAAAGATGACAGAAGATAAACAACACACCAATACATATCTGGTAAACACAATTAGTGGGCCTGACTCAAAATTCCCACCAGTTCCCCCCAACAAACAGCAGCACTAGGTGAGACAGGCATCTGAAGGGCTCAGGGtacaggtgtgggggaggggtaccTTAGCACTTCCTCTGCCTCCCACGCTGCCTCAGCCTCGTTCTCCCACGCATTAGCGTCCTCCTGCCAGGTGTCCATGTCCCCCAGCTCTGCCTGCAGGACAACACAAGACATGTAGGCTACTTTAAACAAGCAGTGTTATAGCGTGAATGTCAAACAAAACGATGCTGAGTATCCTGATGTTACATGAGCTGTGCGTATGGATTACAGGAATTCTTCTACGGGTGAATATAGTCACTCTAAAAAGTTGCGAGTGAACAAGCTTCATTCCTTTTCTAGATTAGCGTAGAATTAGACATGGTGTACTTAGAACATTTAAAAGTATTCGTTTTAACaagtttattttctttttcgcACATtcagtattatctttttttaaatatCAGCACTATATGAATATATAAATCACCAGTGTTAAGTGTTACTGATTCTTTTGGATTTGACTTTTCAGGTCAGTTAATGAGTAAATGTCCATGTGCGCCTTTGTAAACAGAGAACCTACACCTTTGACACGAACACCATTAAGCAAATTACAGAGAACAAATACTCTAATCTGATTATCAGTTTTGTTTTAAGACACATCTACAGTATTAGTGGCAACAAGCATGAAAATGATTAACAGATACATAAACCACAACTTAATTATAAATAGACTTGCTTcttgtaaatatttttttccattAAGCCTGCATGATATGAAGAAAATGTGCAATAATGTTCAATACTATTATGACAATATATTTAATTGTGCATATAAGCTATACAGTTCCTGTCTTTCTGCACTAACAGATACACTGTTAAACAGATCAAACCCTTTCTTACAATCTATCTAATTCATCCCATCCGTTACAATGTGTTTATTGCACAGATTTATATGACAATGAAAAAACAACTTATTGGTTAGGAATATATTTCCATTTGTATGGACGTCACATTTGAGCCCAAGCTTTAAGCACAGGACTCACTGAAGGTTGGATGAAGGACATATCCTGAGTGGCAGCCAGCCTGCTGGAGAAGCCTGTAGTAGCATCAGGGACAGGAAAACTCACAGGTTCCCTTTTCTTCAAGATAATCTGGTGAGAGGACAGGATTACACAGTGGGGTTAAATTACTTACGGAATTACAATTTATTGGACAGAGGAATGAACATATTTTCACATTATAAGTATGAACAAACTTTTTGTGTTTTCCTGATGGTAGGAGCCATGTCCTTGAAGTAGTCCGGTTCCTCCTCCTCGGACTGGTTCTGGTGAGGTGGAACAGTTCCATTACCACCCTCAATCTTTATACTTGTGGGGGCGTCTTCATCCCATGAACTCCACTCTTCGATCTCTGGCTATGGGAAAAGTACACAAGAATTGCATGTATATCATATAATCcaaaatttaattaaaaaggtacttatttgtttatttcttttacaCTGACTTTTTTATCTGACTGTATGATGAAGTAATTTCAATGATTGAGCAATAATGACTAGGATATGCACTAACCTGCTTAGGAACAGAGGAAAAATCGACAGTAGTGGGCAGAGTGATCTGATCACCGCTTAACTTGCGCGATCTTCCAGTTCTGTCATCAAGGAGAGAACAAAAGTATTAAAGGATGCATAATCAAGGACAATAGCTACTTAAAGGATGAATAATTTAGCATTTTATTGTTTAGACCAAGTATGAGTGCACAGTTGTTCTGGCATTCTCTCATTTGTCATTAACGCAATTATTAATGATACATTTTAACAACCAACTGCCTGATAAAAGGCAGCTTTTCACCGTTTGCTTAGTCAAGGTGTCTGTACTTGGGGCGAGGACACATGCCAGGTGGATACTACTTTGGGTGGAACATAACCCAACAGGTTAAACACAGACCATTACACACAACAACTAAAGCTCCTCCTCATCGTTTGGCTCAGGTCCGTAACAGGACAGCGATATGTTGTATTATTTTGGCTCTGTAACCAATCATTGGTTTCCAAAGGGTTTTCTCTGACATATAAACTTGTATTTTCACAATACCTGAATTGCACAATACATCAATGTTTACaatcacaaagcacacaaaaaaaCTCACCTGCATATTAACCTTTTAAGGAACGAAAGGACAGACGCTATACAAGTGCACAACTTGAACAGGCGAAACTGAGCAATGGCCATGTTGAGATCAATGTCTGTAAAAGATGTTGagaagagaaataaataaataaatgcatgttCAGACAGCCCCGACACCCAGGAGCGCTCCTACAACCAGTCACACAACCGCGACCTTGTTGGACGGAGGGAGCGAGGATCCCCGCTAGCCACGGCTCTGGCCAGGCTAAACCAAACGTTGTTTTGCTAGATTCCCACTGCTCAAAATGACAGTAATTTCTAACGTTACTGTATTCAGACACAACAGCAattgtaaaaaataaacaagtacaCATCGTGCAGGCCCGTGTCATCTGAACATTAGCCGTAAACATACCGAGCGGAGGAGAGCGGGGTCGCGCGCGCCGAGCTCATAGCACGAGCTAGCCGGGTGCTAAAACGGAGCTAAATACCTCAGGCTAACCGCTTCTAACCGGTTAATGACATTACTTTACTTCGGCGACGAAAATGAAACGGGCGGCGAGAATCATTTTACGAAGACGCTGCCGAACTGTAAGCGTTGCTCGACGGCCAACCGTGTCCGTTCGGGACTGAAGCCCGAGCCCATCGTCGCCTCGCCGCCGCTTCGCTCTCCTACAGGAACCGCCTCGACGTTCGCTCCCGCGAGCCGGAAGTTCGGCGGGGTACGTCAGAGGAAAACGGTGATTCGACTTCCGGCGGATCTGCGGATCAGGCGCGTGACCAGAAGGACTCGGCCTCGTGTCGCGCTCGCGCGCCGTGTACCCTCGCTCCAGTGAGGATTTAATTAAAGAGAAATGGTAGCCTAATCACGTCCCTTAACCACCTAAATGCGTGCCAATACAGGTGTTTTTTTAAGATATAAAATGTTATGGTAGACTGACAGAAGGTCATTATGCATTGCTGTTAATAACCGCTGCATCATATTTTGAGAGGAAGTGGAATTGTTCAAAATTGAACCTGTTCAAATAGCCCATTCCCTGTGATTTACTTTATTGTCTATTATATGTTTTATGTCCTCTGGTGCGTATtgtgttttctttatttatttcttgtaaagtgtccttgagtgttgtgaaaggcgcttataaataaaattgatgattattatttatttgactGGAATTGAATGGAAGTGGAAACGGACTTAAAGGGAGATTGAAAAAGTATGATAAtacagtaatagtagtagtagtaataatactactacttctaataataataataaaaataacaatatCCTAGAGGTTTGTGGAAGTTTTTATGACTAATGGGTTTTAATAGGTGTGCTAATTATATCCAAAGTAAGCAACTTAAGCCACAGTAGTcagtaataaaaaataataataaagtcaGTCGTTTGTGTGAGTAATTAGTGACAGTTAAACATCTAAGCTCGCAGATATGCAGTCATCACACTACAACAAAGTCTGAGGCACGCTCTTGAAGTTTCAAACAATTCTCCCCGTTTCTACTATGTTGCATTGCGGGGGTGGATGACGGGTCACTTCTACCCCTCCAAACCGGTCCTTGCACGTGTCTCAAACCTGTTGTAGAGCATTTGGAGGGAGCTCGCGCAGTAGCGGCTGCGGCTCGTGCGGGGGGCGTGGCCACGAGTTTCTCGAGTGTCAGTCAGCGAGAGGGAGGAGTTTACGCAAAAATGCAGCTTTCACAACAGCCTCTTCTGCTTTGTAGGCGATTACATTTGATTTTCACGTTAACGAACTGAACAACACTAATGTTTTTGTTCTTCTCTCGGTTCGCTCTCGGCATTTTCATGTTTTTTGGGCGTAAATGTAAACGTGAGGAGCATTTTCGACAGTAAAGTAAGTAGCTAGGTAATCATGGCTTAGGCCAGGTAGCCCAGTCTTTCACATCGCACATCCAGTTTCCTCATTCGTAAGAAAAACGCAACCTCATCTTGATATGCTGCAAATTCTTCTGATCTGGTTTATTTATGAATGTAACTTTGCCCGTGTATTGTGCTACATGTCTTCTTGTACATGTCAGAAGGCGATTTTTGCCACATTTGATACATATTTAACAGCTAGCTGTGTTTCTTTGCCTTGGTTATTTTGACGCGCTTCATCTAGTTTGACCGGAGCAGTAATTCTTCCTCCAGCGGGATCTTAAATATTTTGAGCATTAAGGTTTAAGTTGGTAGCAGAATTTCTGGTGCACAGACCGAAAGAGCAGAACCGAACCGTGGTGTTTCTGGAAACACCCAGAGCTGTGGACACAAGGACATGCGGTGCAGGCTCCAGTGTGCCCGTGTTTCACGTCAAACTGAACGATCTAACTCCGCATGATGTCCCACACGTTGTCCCACACGTTGTCTtcctgacatccacacatagagCCTGAGATCAGTTCGactaaagatatttttacatttgtattaatttatttatttgtcttaGCCGCATAATTTAGCTCCATCCTTTGAGCCGGGCAACAATGCACGATTAACCAAGAATCACAAAAGGATCTGCAAATTCCTGATTATGATTTAAAGTTCATCCTTCTTTGACATTCCTGGTACTGTCCTCATCCCTGTGGTGAATAGACTATGGGCCAGCAGCTATTCTGCTGTGTCATAAATAGGACCTCCTGACACAATGTCATTGTCATTTTCATTTGTCTTTGTCATTATGTGTCTTTGAAATTGCCCACCTTCACTCAGGTGAGTGTTCTTTTAACTACAACAGCACAACTGCGTTGGTGATTAACATATTGTGATGTCTCTCCTCAGCATGGAGCCTTTGTGATAGGATGAGAAGCCCAGTGCCCAGATTCAGGGACGTTGAGAGGCAGGTGGCCAGCCTGCAACCTGTTCCGTGTGTACCTCCCTGTCATGACAGACAGAACACTATGTGGTTCATCCGGGATGCCTGTGGCATCGTGTGTGCGGTTATCACCTGGCTGCTCGTCATTTTTGCAGAATTCGTCGTGCTGTTTGTTATGCTACTTCCGTCGAAGAACCTCACCTACAGTATAATGAATGGCACCGTCTTCAACAGTCTGGCTTTCCTCGCCTTGGCCTCCCATTTCAGAGCCATGTGCACAGATCCGGTAGGTTGCCGTTCGGT is a window from the Brachyhypopomus gauderio isolate BG-103 chromosome 13, BGAUD_0.2, whole genome shotgun sequence genome containing:
- the ebag9 gene encoding receptor-binding cancer antigen expressed on SiSo cells; the encoded protein is MAIAQFRLFKLCTCIASVLSFLKRLICRTGRSRKLSGDQITLPTTVDFSSVPKQPEIEEWSSWDEDAPTSIKIEGGNGTVPPHQNQSEEEEPDYFKDMAPTIRKTQKIILKKREPVSFPVPDATTGFSSRLAATQDMSFIQPSAELGDMDTWQEDANAWENEAEAAWEAEEVLRQQKMAEREKRAMEQQRKKLEKEAQRMMKKEQKMAVKLS